Proteins encoded together in one Papaver somniferum cultivar HN1 unplaced genomic scaffold, ASM357369v1 unplaced-scaffold_21, whole genome shotgun sequence window:
- the LOC113339769 gene encoding protein phosphatase 2C 51-like — MITGNEMEVDHPVKVEDICFTKSRHARRKRLEINRLKSTYPSDDHDHVEDTTSCGMGMMKRNMKMKLGFCGGINYNKVVPACDGNIIDQTTQTDHHDHDKRDGLCLPSISLLGASKNDVPRKPMVGMLVNTVGGSDDFGRDGLRCNSHGSVSVCGRRREMEDTVTIIPGLVSSLNINRQFNHDCGFNVDDGDMEMKYDFYAVYDGHGGSGVANVCRDQLHRVLVNEIESCDGDEIDWENVMVSCFMKMDDAVSGEGVENEEIKSIGSTAVVSLISTDQIIVANCGDSRAVLSRGGTAIPLSQDHRPDRTDEMERVEAAGGRVINWNGYRVLGVLATSRSIGDHYLKPYVISVPEVTITSRTESDEFVILASDGLWDVMSNDMACNVARKCLEGRIARKFASSASPSSSDHTSNAALAAAVLAELAMAKGSKDNISVVVVELKKLNR, encoded by the exons ATGATAACAGGAAATGAAATGGAAGTGGATCATCCAGTGAAAGTTGAAGATATTTGCTTTACCAAATCAAGACACGCTCGTAGAAAAAGATTAGAGATCAACCGGTTGAAGTCAACATACCCTTCTGATGATCATGATCATGTTGAAGATACAACAAGTTGTGGGATGGGAATGATGAAgagaaatatgaagatgaaacttGGGTTTTGTGGTGGTATTAATTACAACAAGGTAGTACCAGCTTGTGATGGAAATATTATTGATCAAACAACACAAACCGATCATCATGATCATGATAAGAGGGATGGATTGTGCTTGCCGTCGATTTCATTACTTGGAGCATCAAAAAACGATGTACCAAGAAAACCAATGGTTGGGATGTTAGTAAATACAGTCGGTGGTAGTGATGATTTTGGAAGAGATGGTTTGAGGTGCAACTCCCATGGTTCTGTATCTGTATGTGGTAGAAGAAGAGAGATGGAAGATACTGTTACTATAATACCAGGATTAGTATCTTCGTTAAATATTAACCGTCAGTTTAATCATGATTGTGGATTTAACGTTGATGATGGGGATATGGAAATGAAATACGATTTTTATGCGGTGTATGATGGACATGGTGGATCCGGAGTAGCTAACGTATGTAGAGATCAGTTACACAGAGTACTTGTGAATGAGATTGAATCATGTGATGGTGATGAGATTGATTGGGAGAATGTTATGGTGAGTTGCTTCATGAAGATGGATGATGCAGTTAGTGGAGAAGGAGTTGAAAATGAAGAGATCAAATCAATAGGATCGACGGCTGTGGTTTCTTTGATTAGTACTGATCAGATTATTGTTGCCAATTGTGGTGATTCAAGGGCTGTGTTGTCTCGTGGTGGTACAGCTATTCCTCTGTCCCAGGATCACAGG CCTGACAGGACTGATGAGATGGAGAGAGTAGAAGCAGCCGGAGGAAGGGTTATTAATTGGAATGGTTATCGTGTACTCGGCGTGCTTGCTACTTCTAGATCTATTG GTGATCACTACCTCAAACCATATGTCATATCTGTCCCAGAAGTCACCATAACCTCAAGAACCGAAAGTGACGAGTTTGTGATATTGGCTAGTGATGGTTTATGGGATGTTATGTCAAATGATATGGCTTGCAACGTAGCAAGGAAATGTCTCGAAGGTAGGATAGCAAGAAAGTTTGCATCATCGGCTTCGCCGTCATCTTCCGATCATACAAGTAATGCTGCACTCGCTGCGGCAGTTCTAGCTGAACTTGCAATGGCCAAGGGAAGTAAAGATAATATCAGTGTAGTGGTAGTCGAGTTGAAGAAACTAAACAGATAA